Part of the Roseobacter litoralis Och 149 genome, ACGCACCGGGATTACATTCAACGTTTACGGCCAATCGGACGCCGAAGAACGGCTGATCCCTTTCGATCTGGTGCCGCGTATTCTGTCGGGGGCGGAGTGGACAAAGCTGTCGCGCGGCATCGAACAGCGCGTGCGGGCAATCAATGCGTTTTTGCATGATATTTACAATCGGCAGGAAATCCTGCGTGCGGGTATTGTTCCTGTTGAACTGATCGCAAAGAACGCAGCATTTCTGCCGCAGATGATGGATTTTACACCGCCCGGTGGCGTCTATACGCATATTGTCGGGACAGATATCGTGCGCACCGGCGAAGATGATTTCTACGTGTTGGAAGACAACGCGCGGACGCCATCCGGTGTCAGCTACATGCTCGAAAACCGCGAAACAATGCTGCAGATGTTCCCCGAGCTTTTCAGCAAGATCAAAGTGCAGCGGGTGAGCGATTATCCCAAGAACTTGCGCCGCTCACTTGAGGGCTCGGCACCTGCGGGATGCACCGGGCGACCGTGTGTTGTGGTACTTACCCCGGGCATTCACAATTCTGCCTATTATGAGCACAGCTTTCTCGCGGACCAGATGGGTGTCGAACTGGTGGAGGGGCACGACCTGCGCGTCATTGACGGGCACATCGCAATGCGGACCACACGCGGCTACAAGGTGATCGATGTCATCTACCGGCGTGTGGATGATGATTTTCTCGACCCACTCACCTTTAATCCCGCATCCATGCTGGGTGTGCCGGGTATTATGGATGTGTACCGTGCCGGAAATATCACGATCACGAATGCGCCGGGCACAGGGGTTGCGGACGACAAGGCAATCTACAGCTACGTCCCTGAAATCATTGAATTCTACACCGGTGAAAAGGCGATCCTGAAAAATGTTCAGACGCACCGTTGTTCAGAACCGGACACGCTGAAATATGTGCTCGATAACCTCGCGGATCTGGTGGTCAAAGAGGTGCATGGCTCGGGCGGCTACGGCATGCTTGTAGGACCAGCCGCCAACAAAAAGGAACTGGCGGATTTTGCGGATAAGCTAAGGGGCAACCCTGCGAACTATATTGCGCAGCCGACGTTGTCGCTCTCGACTGTGCCCATATTGACCGACGCGGGTCTTGCCCCGCGGCATGTTGATCTGCGACCCTTTGCATTGGTGTCCCCCAATTCCATCAATATCGTGCCGGGTGGTTTGACACGCGTGGCGCTGACCGAAGGCAGTCTGGTTGTGAACTCAAGCCAAGGTGGCGGAACCAAAGACACTTGGGTATTGGAGAGCTGATATGCTGGGCAAAACCGCAGGTGGATTATTTTGGATGTTCCGCAATCTGGAACGTGCCGGAAATACGGCGCGTCTGATTGAGGCAGGGTTTCGCATCGCGCTGACGCGATCAAACGATCCGGAATCTGAATGGAAATCGGTCATCGTAACCTCGGCGTCGCGGCCGGCGTACACAGCCAAACATGATGGTTATGACAGCGCGCGGGTCACGGATTTTCTGTTGCGCGACCCGGACAACCCGAACTCGGTTCTATCCGTGATCAAGGGCGCGCGCGACAATGCGCGACTGGTGCGCACGGCACTGACCACCGAAGTCTGGATGGCGGTCAACGAAACATGGATGGTGCTGACAAAAGCCCTGAAAGATCCTGTTCCGGAAACAGATCTGCCCGAAGTTTTGAGCTTGATCCGCCAGCAATCGGCGTTGGTACGCGGCGCATTGCATGGCACGATGCTGCGCAATGACATCTACGATTTCAGCCGTTTGGGGAATTTTATCGAACGGATGGACAGCACGGCGCGGATCATTGATGTGAAGTACCACGCCCTGCTGCCTGCCACGTCTTTTGTGGGCAGCCGCATGGACAACGTGCAATGGGAAATGATCCTGCGGTCGGTTTCAGCACATGCCTCGTTTCGCTGGGCTGTCGAAGGAGATTACAACGCACCCAACATTGCCAGCTTTCTGATCCTCGACCGTCGCCTGCCGCGATCTCTGGCCTTTTGCGCGTCACAGATCGTGGATCACCTGACCTATCTTTCGGACGAATACCGCGACCGTCCCCAAAGCCTTGATCTTGCGCAGGATCTGAACGCACGTCTCAGGGACCGCGATATCAGTTCGATTTTTGATGAAGGGTTGCACGAATTTCTGAATGCGGTGATCCGCGATACAAACACGCTTGGTCTTCAGATCCAGCAAGATTACAGGTTCAACGCATAATGGAACTCTCCATCCGACATAAAACCGAATACGCGTATGAAGCGCCAGTTGGTTTTGCCTTGCAGAAGGTACGGCTGCATCCGCTGGATTCTGGCCTGCAAACGGTCCATCGCTGGAGCCTTGACGTTACCGGTGGCAAGGTGGAGGCGAGTTACAGTGATCACTACGGCAATCACGTTGATCTGGTCAGCGCCGAAACCGGCACGCAAAAACTGCAGCTTGTCGCCAGCGGGGTCGTGCAAACGCGTGATACCGCCGGTGTCGTGGGCAAAGTGTACGGGTGCGCGCCACTTTGGCATTTCGCGCAGAACACGCCGCTGACCAAGGCGGGACCGCAGATTACAGTACTCGCTGAGACTGTCGGCGCTGAAAAGGACAGGCTGGATGGGCTGCATGCGCTGAGCGCGGCGATCCTGAAAACGGTGCCTTACGAGGCTGGCCACACACATTCATCGACCCCGGCCGAAGAGGCGGTGAATGTGGGCAAGGCCGTGTGTCAGGATCATGCAAACATCTTTGTGTCTGCCGCCCGGGTCGCCGGATTGCCCGCGCGCTATGTCAGCGGATACCTGTTGATGAACGAAACCATTGATCAGGATGCCAGCCACGCATGGGCCGAAGTCCATCTTGATGACCTTGGATGGGTCGGCTTTGATGTGTCCAATGGTGTCTCCCCGGATGAAAAGTACATTCGTATTGCCATCGGGCGAGATGCGCATGACGCAGCACCAGTGTCCGGTCTGCGCAGCGGGTCCGGGGCAGAGAGCATGATGGTCTCTTTGCAAGTCCAGCAGTAGCCCGGAGCAGCGCGGCAAAAACGTGTTGGATTGAGGTCAAATAGCCTCTGGCTTGCGCCTGTGTCGCGCTTTCATGTGCTGTAACAGCGTGGCCTCCAATAATGAACAAGCGGTTCAATCATTGCGCTTAAACAAGCTACGTTTGGGTGGATGGCGTCGTCGGCTAGGAGTTGATCAGCTCTGACAGATCGCTTGCAGCGGCAAACAGACTGTCAACTTTGGCGACAAGGTCCTCAAGGCTCTGGCGTTGCAAGGGTGCATGCACGGACAGGGTTGAGACCAGTCTCTTTTGCGTATCATAGATTGGTACAGCAACGGCTGCCATACCTTCCATGAACTCTTCGGCATCCGTGGAGAAACCACGTTTGCGGGTCAGTTCCAGCTCTGCCTTGAGCGCGTCTCGGTCGGTGATTGTGCCGGGGACATATTCATCCAATTTCAGATTGGCCAGCAGCCTGTCGAGATAGGCGGGGCGCAGTGCAGAGAGGTACATCTTGCCACTTGCGGTGCAATGAAAGGGCACGTTTGAGCCGACAGGCAGTTGAATACGCAAGGGCCAATGGGTTTCCACCCGGTCGAGATAGGTCATCCCTTCGCGGTCAGGTGTCGAGATGTTGCAGGTCTCTCCGATTTCCTCGGCAAGGCGGCGCAGGATCACGAGTCGCAGCATGCGCACCCGTTGCGAAGAAACCGTGTTGACCGCCAGTTTGCGCAATCGAGGGCCGGGACTATAGGACCGGCCGTCGATGTCGCGCTGTAAGAACCCTGCTTCCTCTGCGGTGTGAAAGAGGCGGTGCAGGGTTGGTTTCGGCAAGTTGAGCGTATCTTTTAACGCCGAAGGCGTGACCGGAACCCCAACCCTGGCGACCTCTTCAAGCAAGACCAGCAGCCGCAAATTCGTCGGTATCTGGCCGTGCTTTTCAGGAGAGAGGTCGTCAGGCATAGTGGTTCCGTCTCAGGTTACTGCATGAACCCAACCAACCACAAAGCGGTGATCGGCGTGAGTGCGACAAATACCCAAACTATCAGCAGCGCAGCAAGGTACATCGTGGAGAACCTGAGCAGCCTGAAGTAAGGCACCCCTGTCACCCCTGAGGCCACATATAGGTTCAACCCATAGGGCGGCGTAATGAACCCAATTGACGCACCCACAAGGAAGACAACCGCAAAGTGGACCGGATCAACACCGACAGACACGGCAATCGGGGCCAGAATTGGCGCAAGGATGATGGTCACAGGCAGGGATTCAAGGATCATGCCCGTGATGAAGACAATCGCCATCGCCGTAAACAGCACCGCGTAGTACCCGCCCATGCCGGTCACGAACTCGCCGATGTATTCTTTTGCACCCAGCGATGACAGGACCTGTTGCATCGCAACCGACACCGCGATCAGTGGCACCAGAATACCTGTAATCTGTGCGGACCGGGACACGATGCCTGGCACGCTTGGCAAGGTGAAACCTTCGACGACAAACATCGACAGAAAGCTCTTTTCGTTCACTGGCACGTCGGCATCACTACCGAGGACCTTGTTGAGCGGATAACAAAGCAGACCCACGAACACACAGAAACCAACGGTCACACCCGCAGCCTCGGTTGGCGAGAATTTACCCGTGTAGATACCCCAGAGTACCAACCCGATTGCAAAGAACCCCAGCCACGCCCCGAATGCGGTTTTGATCACCCGCTGAAAGGACAGACCGATCAGGATACCCCAGCCATTGATCGTGCAGACGATGAACGCAACCGTCATCATGGCGAGGACCATCATCGTTCCGGGCACGATACCCGCGATGAACAGCTCGGAAATGGGAAGGTTCATCAGAAACCCGTAGACAATAAAGATGATCGACGGCGGAATGATGATGCCGACCGTACCGCCCGCCGCCGCCGTGGCCGCAGAAAAGCGTTCGTCGTAGTTGCCTTTGACCATTTCGGGATGCAGCATCGACCCGATGGTAGCTGTTGTGGCTGAGTTCGACCCTGAGATCGCCGCGAAAAGCCCGCATGCCGCGATGGATGCCATGGCCAAACCGCCGCGCAGCCACCCCAGACAGGAATAGGCAAAATTCGATAATCGTCGCGCAATTCCGGATTGGTTAATCAAATCCCCGGTCAGGATGAACAGGGGCATGGCAAGCAGGGCAAAGCCTTTGCTGAACACGTTGATCAACTCGTTGCCAGTGTTGGCCAGTGGCAGATCAATGACAAAGCTACAGCCAATCACCCAGTAGAAAATGACGAGCAGGACAGGCGTGCCGAGCATGAACAAAGCCGTGACCGCCAGCGAAATAAGTGTAATCCAAGATCCATCTGACATTATACGTCTCCGCCGATAACAGCTTGTTTGATGATGGGGGTGCCGGAGCGGAAATTGTTCCAGTCCTCCAGCCAGTTCCCGATGACGCGGCCTGACATGAGCGTGAATGCAATCGGGACGGTCAGGTAAAACCACCATTTCATGACATCATCGACGCCATCGACCAACTGGAAATTGTCAGCGGACAGTGCGGTAAACCGCAAGGAGGTTGTAATAGCGATCCAGCAAAAACCGAGCCACAAAGCAGCGTCCAGCGTCAGTGTCGCCATCTGCCCGACAGGGCGCATTTTCGAGCGAAATTCACTAAAACTAAGGTGCGTTCGCAGTTTGACGTTATAGGAACAGGCAAACCACGCCATGACCATGAAGAGGAAGGGGGGAACCGTCGTGGACCCGGACCATTGGTGCGAGAACACAAAGCGGTCGATCACACCCCAGCAGATGATACCCGCGATGATGAGATACATTGTAACTGACAAGCCACGTTCAAGATGCTTTTCGCAGAACGGGACAAACTTGTAGAACAGATGCGCCAGATACCCGCAAACGAGCGTGGCCACGAAACAGAACAGCCACATGCCATCTGTGTCAAACGCGCTTCTCTTTTCCCAGGCACTACCTGAAAAAAGAGCAGGAACAATAGCTACGGCTTCAGAAATTAAAGACATATAGATCTCCCCCTCACTTTAGGAATTCCACCATTATGAGGTGGTATTTTTGAGATAAGAAGGCCGACCCAAACGCCTCTTCGGGTCGGCCCTTTCTCATTTGTATCAAGCCTGATTTAGGCTTTCCACCACCGGCGAGGTTCAACATTCTCGGGCAAGGTGTCACCGGGAATCTTGCGTACTTCGTCGTAGATGTCCTGATAAGTGTCGAGGCCACCGGACCAGCCGTTGAGCCGCTCGCGCCATGATTCCCACAATTGTGGTTGATACTCTGGCGAGCACATTTCTTCGGCTTTCTTGATCTCTTCGGCAGACAGGAACGCGTTGCGCACGTTGTTCTGGGCAAAGATCGTGTTTGGCAGCTGTGGATCAGACTGACCAACAGTGTTGATCAGCGCGACCTCATTCGCGGCCTGAACATGGACCTGCGCCAAATAGGACGATTCCATCACAGCATCCTGCAATTCGCCACCAAGGCTGTCAAAGACAGACGCAGACATAGCTGTATGCTCTGTGCCGCAGAAGAAGTTCAGGTGAACCGACTGCGATACAACTGGTGACATATTGGCATAGGCAACGGCAGATGCCCATGTTTCGGCACCGTCAATCAGGCCCTGCTTGAGGCCATCAAGGGTTTCTTCCCACGCCACCGGAACCGGGTTGAGGTTCAGCGCTTCCATAGCGATCCGGCCAAGCTGTGTCCCTGTGACACGGTTCTTGGTGCCTGCAAGTTGTTCAACGGACGTCACCAAAGGCTTGTCTTCAAAGTTCAGGCCCAACTGGATGCCGCGTAGTTCTGCATGGCTGAACAGGAACTTCAGGCCGTGGCGCTTTTCATAGGGCTCGCGCAGCAGAGCCTGCGACGCGGGTGAATAGAGGAAGTGGTACTGATCCGCCCGGTTGCGGAACATGTAAGCGTAATCGAGAACGTTCAAATATGGGGCACCACCCGCAGAGTTCTGCGTGGATGCCGCATAGATATCGACGATACCTTGCTGCGTCTTCTCAACGCAGGATGTTTGTCCACAGATCTGATTGTCGCCGATGAACTCGACGCGAATCTCGCCGTCCGTGCGGCTTTCGAGGTCGCGCGCGAATTCGAGACAGCCTGCGCGCTCAATCAAAAGGTTGCGTGCATTGAAGCCCGAAGCACCAAACTTCAGCGTATACTTCGCCTCTTTCGCAAAGCGTTTTTCATATGTGGATTCAGCAGCTTTTGCCAAATTTGCAAAACTCATTGCACCGCCGAACGTGCCGGCTGCAAGGAGGGTCGAGCTCATGCCGTAGCGACCTGCGATTTTAAACAGATCGCGGCGTGAGATGCCCTTCAAATTGTTATGTAATTTCATGCGTTCCTCCCTGAACGTCGATTATTGAGACATTTCGTCCCAAAAAACCCTAGTATGGTTAATCGTTTTTGCCTAGAGTTTTTTTATTCTACATGGGGGAGTGCGTCGTGGAAGCAGATTTTGTCATTGTCGGAGCAGGTTCAGCCGGTTGTGTCCTTGCCAATCGTTTAAGCGCTGACCCCAAAAACAAGGTGATCCTGTTGGAGGCAGGCGGGCGCGATCTGAACCCGTGGATCCACATTCCCGTTGGATACTTCAAAACCATCCACAATCCAAACGTTGATTGGTGTTACAAAACCGAACCCGATCCGGGCCTGAACGGGCGGTCCATTGAATGGCCGCGTGGCAAGGTGCTGGGCGGGTCGTCATCGCTGAACGGGTTGCTCTATGTCCGTGGGCAACCACAGGACTATGATCGCTGGCGGCAGATGGGCAATACCGGGTGGGGCTGGGATGATGTTCTGCCGCTGTTCAAGCGGGCCGAATGCAATGAACGCGGTGCGGATGAGTTTCACGGGGATCAGGGGCCGCTTTCGGTCTCGAACATGCGTATCCAGCGGCCCATCACGGATGCATGGGTCGCGGCGGCGCAGGCTGCGGGTTACAAATATAATCCCGATTACAATGGCGCCGAACAGGAAGGCGTCGGCTTTTTCCAGTTGACCAGCCGCAATGGCCGGCGGTGCAGTTCTGCGGTGGCCTATCTGAATCCTGTCAAGAAACGGCCCAACCTCAAGATCATTACGCATGCGCAGGCGGACAAGGTCGAGATCAAAGAGGGCCGCGCGGTTGGTGTGACCTATACGGATCGGTCTGGTCAACAGCACATGATCCATGCCCACCGCGAGGTTATCCTGTGTGGCGGGGCGATCAACTCGCCGCAGCTTTTGATGTTGTCGGGGATCGGCGATGCGGAGCAATTGTCTGAACACAACATAGACGTCAAAAAGGCCCTGCCGGGCGTTGGCAAGAACCTGCAGGACCATTTGCAGGCGCGTTTAGTCTATAAATGCAATGAACCCACACTCAATGATGAGGTGACAAGCCTGATGGGGCAAGCCAAGATCGGGCTGAAATACGCCTTGTTCCGTGCTGGTCCCATGACCATGGCCGCCAGCCTTGCCACCGGGTTTCTGAAAACCCGCGATGATCTGGAAACCCCTGATATCCAGTTTCATGTGCAACCCTTGTCGGCGGAAAACCCGGGCAAGGGGGCGGACAAGTTCTCAGCCTTCACGATGTCCGTGTGTCAGCTGCGCCCTGAAAGCAAAGGTGAAATCAGACTGGCCTCGGCCAATGCGCGCGCCTACCCCAAGATCATCCCCAATTACCTCTCGACTGAAACGGATTGCCGGACGGTGGTGGCTGGCGTCAACATCGCCCGCTCCATTGCGCGCCATGCCCCGCTGACCTCCAAGATTTCGCAGGAGTATCGCCCGCATGAAAGTCTGGATATGGATGACTTTGACGCGACACTTGATTGGGCACGCAACAATACCGCCTCCATCTATCACCCCACGGGCACCTGTAAAATGGGCGATGGCGCGGATGCGGTCGTGGATCATAAATTGCGCGTTCACGGCATCGACGGGCTGCGCGTTGCCGATTGCTCGATCATGCCCGAGATCGTCTCAGGCAATACGAATGCGCCCGCGATCATGATCGGAGAAAAGGCGTCCGATCTGGTTTTGAACGCTGCCTGATGCGCGTGATGGCGCAGGGCTGGTAAAGCCGCGCCGTTTGCGTATAGGTTTGATTGATCTGGCGGTGCTGCTGCCCGGTGAAGGGTGCCGTTGTGGTCTCCTGTCAGGCTGATTGAGTGTCCACAGTGACGACAAGGTTTTTCTCTACTGCAAAACGCCCGCCGCACCTTGGCCCTTACCCGATGGAACGCTTGGAGCGTGGCGCAATGCCCGACCTTACGTCCGTGCCTGCGATGAAGCCCCTGTCGTTTGAAAACCACGATGACCCGCTGTCGATCATTCATGCGATGGATGAATATCAGGCCACCATGGATGCGATCCGCGACGGTTTGGTGAACCGCACCCGTGCGACCTGCCCGGATGACCCGGATGAGCGGTCCAAGCATTTGAAAGCCTTCGGCTATTTCAGCGATGCGGCCATGGTGGGCGTTGGGCCTGTGCCCCGAAGCGCCTTGCTCGCGCAGCCTGTGCGAAATGCGGGCATTGATCGCTTGGCGCAGGAACTCAAGACCAAGCAGGTCAAGACGCTGGCGTCCGGCATCGATACGATCATGGCGGATTTGCAGGAAAGCGTGCAGGCACCCCCCAGCACCATTGTGGATCATGAGCACGCGTTGGTCTTTCTTTATGACATGCCGCGCGACCCACGCGCCGACGAAACGGGCGCCGCCTGGATCCAGCATGCGCAGGCGCATCGGGCCTGTCTGCGCGCGTCCGAAACGGCGGTCGTTCTGGCCGAATACATCAGGTTGCTGGGCTGGGATGCCAAGGCGCATACCGCCACCAGCACGGACGTTGATCTGAACCAGTTGACCGTCGCGGCAGGCTTGGCCGTTGTTGATGCCGGTAAACTGGTGAACCCCTTTGTGGGGGATCGTTTTGGGGTGGCGGTTGTCACGACGACACTGCCAGTCGCGCATGACCGACCGCTGCGTCCATTGCCCGAGCAAAGATGGCTGAAAACAAATGCACCTGCGTGGTGGGTTGGCTATGGAACCGCAAAATCAGCACTGAACAAGGACCCGTTTGCGCGGCGCGATTTTGCCAAAGGACCGCACCCTTTCGAGACGCTGAAACGGGTTGAGCAGCCGACGACCTATATTGATGAGGCGCATGTCGCGCGGGTGCCCAAACGGGCGGACATGTTCGCGCGCGCGCAATTCGGTGATCTGGGCAAGGCGGTGCAAAAGGCCGCCGCCGGGGGCTACTACGCGCTCAAATCGGCCCCTTCGATGGCGCAACGGCGGATGTTGGGTGCTTTGATCCCGTTTCAGGATGGCTCCGAAGCGGGGCAGAAACACATTGCGACGGCAGAAGAGAACGCAGCTAACATCAAGGCCACGAGTTATTATCTGGGCGTGGATGCGGTCGGCATCAGCCGTTGCCCAGACTGGACGTGGTATAGCCATGATGCAACGGGTGCCGTGCTGGATCCGCCGCACGATCAGGCGATCAGCATGATTATAGATCAGGGTTTCGAAACGATGGAGGGGGCCTCGGGGGATGACTGGATCAGCGTGGCGCAATCCATGCGGGCCTATCTGCGGTTCTCGCTGCTCGGGGGGGTGATCGCGCGTCAGATCAGACGCATGGGGTATCAGGCCAAGGCGCACACGGTCATGGATGGCGAGGTGCTGCAACCGCCCCTGTTGCTGTTGTCCGGTCTGGGCGAGGTCAGCCGCATTGGTGAGGTGATCCTGAACCCGTTTCTGGGGCCGCGCCTGAAATCCGGGGTGGTGACGACCGATATGCCGCTTGCGCATGACAAGCCGATTGATTTCGGGCTCCAGCGGTTTTGCGAAAGCTGCAACAAATGTGCGCGGGAGTGTCCCTCGGGCGCAATCACCGCAGGGCCGAAAAAGATGTTCAACGGCTATGAAATCTGGAAATCGGACAGCCAGAAATGCGCAACCTATCGCATTACGACCAAGGGCGGGTCGATGTGTGGGCGCTGCATGAAAACCTGCCCGTGGAACCTTGAGGGTTTGTTTGCGGAAAAGCCGTTTCGCTGGGCGGCGATGAAGGTGCCAAAGGCCGCACCGGTGCTGGCGCGGTTGGATGACGCTTTGGGCAATGGGGGGCTGAAGCCCGTCAAAAAGTGGTGGTGGGACATCGAGCTTGATCAGGACGGCGGCTACCACCCTGCGCGCGCACCGGTGAATGCGCGGGATCTGCAGGTCGACCTCGACCTGAAATACGCCGATCAGACGCTGGCGGTATACCCGGCACCGCTGGCCCCACCGCCTTGGGCCTACCCGTTTCCGATGGACCGTGAGGCGGGGATCGCGGCCTATCAGAACCTGATATCTGCAGCGGAATACAAGCGTCGGCGCAAGGCCGGCGAAACAGGTGCCTGGGCGCACGCTTACGCGGCCGACACCAATGACAGCCCTGTCGTTCAGGTGCAGGTCGCGCGCGTTACCCATCTGACGGATAAAATCAGTCACTACCTGCTGAAAGCGACAGATGGTGCGGTGCTGCCCCGCTGGGACGCCGGGGCGCATCTGGACATTGTCATCGCGCCTGATGCCCTGCGCCAGTATTCCCTGATGGGAGACCCGGCAGATCGCACATGCTATGAAATTGCGGTGTTGCGCGAAGAGACCGGCAAGGGCGGTTCGCGGCTGCTGCACCGTATTTTCGCTGAGGGCCGAAAGGTCTTTGTCTCCAGACCGATCAACCATTTCCCGCTGGTGCGCGACGCCGACCACAGTTTTCTGATGGGCGGGGGCATTGGGCTGACACCCATGATCGCGATGGCCCATGCGCTTCATGCTGAGGGGCGGTCGTTCGAGGTGCATTACTCGGTCTCACATCAGAAAACGGCGGCATTTGTGCCGTTGCTGCACTCCGTGCCTTGGGCAGACAGGGTGCATGTTCATAACAGTCAGAATGGCACGCGCGCACCGCTCGATGCGATTTTCCTCGCCCCCCGGACAGGTGCGCATGTCTACGCATGTGGCCCTGATCGCTATATGGCGGCCGTTATGGAGGCGGCCGAAAAGGCGGGCGTCTTTGAGGAGGCGCGCCATCAGGAGTATTTTACGGTTCCCGACCTGCCGGAGTATCAAAACCATGATTTCACGCTGGCATTGAAAGACGGTCGGCGCATCCCGGTGCCCGCCGATCAATCTGCCGCGCAGGCGCTGATTGCAGCGGGCGTCGCCGTTGATCTGAAATGTTCCGACGGTCTATGCGGCGTGTGCAAATGCGGCGTCATCTCCGGTGAGGTCGAGCATCGAGATTTTGTTCTGTCCGCTAAACAGCGCAGCGATCAGATGATTTTGTGCCAGTCGCGTGCGCTGCAGGATGGCGGTGAATTGGTGCTTGATCTGTAAAACACGCCGCCCGCATTTGTGGATCAGGTGGGGAGCGACCTCATGCGGCTGGCCTTCATATTGCGGCACCGGTCTGCGGGTCGCGCAGCCTCGCCTGTTCTATCGACTTGAAAGTACCATCCGCGCGTTCGCCGACAAGCGTGATCGTGGCGATTGTCAGCGGTGCAATTTGCGCTGGTGCGAAATGCGCCTCGGCCTGCGTCATCACCCTGTCGCGGATGTGTTTGGGGAGCGGACCGCTCAGCGTCATGTGAAACCGAAACGAGTCCATCACATGGGCATATCCCCATTGTTCGAGGTTCTGGCGATGCGCCTGCGTCATATGCG contains:
- a CDS encoding reductive dehalogenase, translating into MERLERGAMPDLTSVPAMKPLSFENHDDPLSIIHAMDEYQATMDAIRDGLVNRTRATCPDDPDERSKHLKAFGYFSDAAMVGVGPVPRSALLAQPVRNAGIDRLAQELKTKQVKTLASGIDTIMADLQESVQAPPSTIVDHEHALVFLYDMPRDPRADETGAAWIQHAQAHRACLRASETAVVLAEYIRLLGWDAKAHTATSTDVDLNQLTVAAGLAVVDAGKLVNPFVGDRFGVAVVTTTLPVAHDRPLRPLPEQRWLKTNAPAWWVGYGTAKSALNKDPFARRDFAKGPHPFETLKRVEQPTTYIDEAHVARVPKRADMFARAQFGDLGKAVQKAAAGGYYALKSAPSMAQRRMLGALIPFQDGSEAGQKHIATAEENAANIKATSYYLGVDAVGISRCPDWTWYSHDATGAVLDPPHDQAISMIIDQGFETMEGASGDDWISVAQSMRAYLRFSLLGGVIARQIRRMGYQAKAHTVMDGEVLQPPLLLLSGLGEVSRIGEVILNPFLGPRLKSGVVTTDMPLAHDKPIDFGLQRFCESCNKCARECPSGAITAGPKKMFNGYEIWKSDSQKCATYRITTKGGSMCGRCMKTCPWNLEGLFAEKPFRWAAMKVPKAAPVLARLDDALGNGGLKPVKKWWWDIELDQDGGYHPARAPVNARDLQVDLDLKYADQTLAVYPAPLAPPPWAYPFPMDREAGIAAYQNLISAAEYKRRRKAGETGAWAHAYAADTNDSPVVQVQVARVTHLTDKISHYLLKATDGAVLPRWDAGAHLDIVIAPDALRQYSLMGDPADRTCYEIAVLREETGKGGSRLLHRIFAEGRKVFVSRPINHFPLVRDADHSFLMGGGIGLTPMIAMAHALHAEGRSFEVHYSVSHQKTAAFVPLLHSVPWADRVHVHNSQNGTRAPLDAIFLAPRTGAHVYACGPDRYMAAVMEAAEKAGVFEEARHQEYFTVPDLPEYQNHDFTLALKDGRRIPVPADQSAAQALIAAGVAVDLKCSDGLCGVCKCGVISGEVEHRDFVLSAKQRSDQMILCQSRALQDGGELVLDL